Proteins encoded in a region of the Tribolium castaneum strain GA2 chromosome 7, icTriCast1.1, whole genome shotgun sequence genome:
- the Ubox5 gene encoding U-box domain containing 5, with product MYNFLDPKLSPKVSSSAPATDNYEASNLISENGAVRARGFLAYTVTRPPVALEFEFLCPISVSFIALETSVGRQKCTGIELFAKNSTTPFTSIARAVFDKSGLTVCDSKTYNKSKPPPCHTPDKELRYFKSDQRRLWGDTTCLKVVIFRTDRSVPCLGAIKVFGAPSGSCSKVTVETIGRIMGGSPEAPQTGGGQEGLKIPQDFVDDLTCEIMAIPMTLPSGKTVDRDTLDKHIESEKSFGRKPCDPFTGLKFTETRKPVINVALKSRIDMFLMQNSTNPAFFGLKRALGGQNLRADNKRAKYGGEKECCSCRCCQFLYKIPCQHYYCRNCLLQVVKLECNSCGLEFVKSDAVRCH from the coding sequence ATGTACAACTTCCTGGACCCCAAACTGAGCCCCAAAGTGTCCAGCAGCGCCCCCGCCACCGACAATTACGAAGCCTCCAACCTAATCAGCGAAAACGGGGCTGTCCGAGCCCGCGGTTTCCTAGCTTACACTGTAACGCGCCCCCCTGTAGCCCTAGAATTCGAGTTTTTGTGCCCCATTAGTGTCTCGTTCATTGCACTTGAGACAAGTGTTGGGCGCCAAAAGTGTACAGGAATCgaactttttgcaaaaaactccACTACTCCCTTTACTTCAATCGCCAGAGCGGTCTTTGACAAGTCGGGTTTAACCGTCTGTGATAGcaaaacttataataaatCTAAACCGCCCCCTTGTCACACTCCCGATAAAGAACTGCGTTATTTTAAAAGTGATCAGAGGCGCCTTTGGGGCGACACCACCTGCCTCAAAGTTGTGATTTTTCGCACCGATCGCAGCGTGCCCTGCTTGGGGGCGATTAAGGTGTTCGGCGCCCCTTCGGGGAGTTGCTCCAAAGTGACTGTCGAGACAATTGGGAGGATTATGGGGGGTTCCCCGGAAGCGCCCCAAACGGGGGGAGGACAAGAGGGGTTAAAAATCCCCCAGGATTTTGTTGATGACTTAACTTGCGAAATTATGGCAATTCCCATGACTCTACCAAGTGGCAAAACTGTGGATAGAGACACGCTTGACAAACACATAGAGAGTGAAAAATCGTTCGGTCGTAAACCTTGCGATCCCTTCACAGGACTTAAATTCACCGAAACGCGCAAACCGGTGATCAATGTTGCGCTCAAAAGCAGAATTGATATGTTTTTGATGCAGAATTCGACAAATCCGGCGTTTTTTGGGCTAAAAAGGGCGCTAGGGGGGCAAAATTTGAGGGCCGATAATAAGAGGGCCAAGTACGGGGGGGAGAAAGAGTGTTGTAGTTGTCGGTGTTGCcagtttttatacaaaattccCTGCCAGCATTATTATTGCAGGAATTGTCTGTTACAAGTTGTAAAATTAGAGTGTAATTCTTGTGGACTCGAATTTGTAAAAAGTGACGCTGTACGTtgtcattaa
- the Acp gene encoding AKH/corazonin-related peptide preproprotein (The RefSeq protein has 1 substitution compared to this genomic sequence), whose amino-acid sequence MALKFRVFALVAVLVLMAWMFTGTQAQVTFSRDWNPGKRTENTDLHNTLKTASAVCHLLMNQVRQLASCDNNNELEPGATIFSGRR is encoded by the exons ATGGCGCTCAAATTCAG aatttttgcACTTGTGGCGGTGCTAGTTCTCATGGCATGGATGTTCACTGGGACTCAAGCCCAAGTCACTTTCTCTCGTGACTGGAATCCGGGCAAAAGGACCGAAAATACGGATTTGCATAACACTTTGAAGACGGCGTCTGCTGTGTGTCACCTGCTTATG AACCAAGTCCGACAGTTGGCATCTTGTGACAACAACAACGAACTAGAACCAGGAGCAACTATTTTCAGTGGCCGACGATAA
- the LOC657307 gene encoding cellular tumor antigen p53, which produces MSQQSQFSDIIPDVDKFLEDHGLKDDVGRIMHENNVHLVNDDGEEEKYSNEANYTESIFPPDQPTNLGTEEYPGPFNFSVLISPNEQKSPWEYSEKLNKIFIGINVKFPVAFSVQNRPQNLPLYIRATPVFCQTQHFQDLVHRCVGHRHPQDQSNKGVAPHIFQHIIRCSNDSALYFGDKNTGARLNIVLPLAHPQVGEDVVKEFFQFVCKNSCPLGMNRRPIDVVFTLEDNKGEVFGRRLVGVRVCSCPKRDKDKEEKDMESAVPPRRKKRKLGNDERRVVPQGSSDNKIFALNIHIPGKKNYLQALKMCQDMLANEILKKQEQGGDDSADKNCYNEITVLLNGTAAFD; this is translated from the exons atgAGCCAACAAAGTCAATTTTCGGACATCATTCCTGAtgttgataaatttttggaaGATCATGGACTCAAGGACGATGT GGGAAGAATAATGCACGAAAACAACGTCCATTTAGTAAATGACGACGGa gaagaagaaaaatactCTAATGAAGCCAATTACACTGAATCAATTTTCCCCCCCGACCAGCCCACAAACCTAGGCACTGAGGAATACCCAGGCCCTTTTAATTTCTCAGTCCTGATCAGCCCCAACGAGCAAAAATCGCCCTGGGAG tATTCggaaaaactgaacaaaataTTCATCGGCATCAACGTGAAATTCCCCGTGGCCTTCTCCGTGCAAAACCGCCCCCAGAACCTGCCCCTCTACATCCGCGCCACCCCCGTGTTCTGCCAAACGCAGCACTTCCAAGACCTGGTGCACCGCTGCGTCGGCCACCGCCACCCCCAAGACCAGTCCAACAAAGGCGTCGCCCCCCACATTTTCCAGCACATTATTAGGTGCAGCAACGACAGCGCCCTATACTTTGGCGATAAAAACACAGGGGCAAGACTCAACATCGTCCTGCCTTTGGCCCACCCCCAGGTGGGGGAGGACGTGGTCAAGGAGTTTTTCCAGTTTGTGTGCAAAAACTCCTGCCCTTTGGGGATGAATCGGCGGCCGATTGATGTCGTTTTCACCCTGGAGGATAATAA GGGGGAGGTGTTCGGGAGGAGGTTGGTGGGGGTGAGGGTGTGTTCGTGTCCGAAGCGTGACAAGGACAAGGAGGAGAAGGACATGGAGAGTGCTGTGCCTCCAAGGAGGAAGAAGAGGAAGTTGGGGAATGATGAGCGAAGGGTTGTGCCACAGGGGAGCTccgataataaaatatttgcgttAAAT ATTCATATTCCTGGCAAGAAGAATTATTTACAAGCCCTCAAGATGTGTCAAGATATGCTGGctaatgaaattttgaaaaaacaggaACAAGGTGGCGACGATTCTGCTGATAAGAACTGTTATAATGAGATAACTGTTCTTTTGA acGGCACGGCCGCCTTTGATTAG
- the LOC655327 gene encoding cellular tumor antigen p53, which translates to MIEEQELSPIIHQDIYEIMRDEVGMDSLVMMSDTGGIMDSMNMMNADESTLSLEDFKFNINQSSYLSAPIFPPSEPLELCNTEYPGPLNFEVFVDPNVLKNPWEYSPILNKIYIDMKHKFPINFSVKKADPERRLFVRVMPMFEEDRYVQELVHRCICHEQLTDPTNHNVSEMVAQHIIRCDNNNAQYFGDKNAGKRLSIVIPLGAPQAGTDSVKEFFHFVCKNSCVGGMNRRPIQVIFMLEDECGKVLGRRVLCVRICSCPKRDREKEEKKNEPHHSSKKRKIEKKFTPPSSEASDTRVFSLNVVGEENYKILLKVCKSLMSDEIIKLEEKNGNAAPFKKCRNDVMNTLQQLNE; encoded by the exons ATGATTGAAGAACAAGAACTTTCGCCCATAATTCATCAAGACATCTATGAAATTATGCGAGACGAAGTGGGAAT ggATTCGTTGGTTATGATGAGCGATACTGGTGGCATTAT GGATTCAATGAACATGATGAATGCCGACGAATCTACTCTCAGT TTGGAAGACTTCAAATTCAACATCAACCAAAGCTCGTACCTCTCAGCCCCCATTTTCCCCCCCAGCGAGCCGCTCGAGCTGTGCAACACCGAGTACCCCGGCCCCCTCAACTTTGAGGTGTTTGTGGACCCCAACGTGCTCAAAAACCCCTGGGAATACTCCCCAATTCTCAACAAAATTTACATCGATATGAAGCACAAATTCCCGATTAATTTCAGCGTGAAGAAGGCCGATCCTGAGCGCAGGCTTTTTGTCAGAGTTATGCCGATGTTTGAGGAAGACAGATATGTGCAAGAATTGGTGCATAGGTGCATCTGTCACGAACAATTGACAGATCCGACCAATCACAACGTTTCGGAAATGGTGGCTCAGCACATCATTCGGTGTGATAACAACAATGCTCAGTATTTCGGGGATAAGAACGCTGGGAAGAGACTGAGTATTGTTATTCCCTTGGGGGCGCCGCAGGCGGGCACTGACAGTGTTAAGGAGTTTTTCCATTTTGTGTGCAAGAATTCCTGCGTTGGGGGCATGAACAGGAGGCCTATTCAGGTTATTTTCATGCTGGAGGATGAATG TGGTAAGGTTCTGGGTCGCCGCGTCCTGTGCGTCCGCATTTGTTCCTGCCCGAAACGCGACCgcgaaaaagaagaaaagaagaatgAGCCTCATCATTcgagcaaaaaacgaaaaattgagAAGAAATTTACACCACCCTCGTCTGAAGCAAGCGATACTCGGGTGTTTTCTCTAAAT GTCGTAGGCGAGgaaaactacaaaatattGTTGAAAGTTTGCAAGTCGTTGATGTCAGACGAGATAATCAAGCtggaagaaaaaaatggcaacgctgcgccatttaaaaaatgccgCAATGACGTCATGAATACGTTGCAACAATTGAATGAGTGA
- the LOC657385 gene encoding NEDD4-binding protein 2 isoform X1, with protein MLKTPAMSSPRNPKHQQEGVVKSLRDLFGNIFHIDIIRSVAHQCNFDIVRSSDVLIEMSNNIADQPSKKKQPKNSPKKTDPPRVIKSKKSQELERVINNIRQGYKVLVILRGLPGSGKSQLAVGITDVTLGPGNNSPHILSTDDYFIQNGRYVFDPNRLQEAHEWNHRRAFQAMSRGLSPVIIDNTNTQMWEMKPYAMMATDYGYLIEILEPDTWWCFNDKELARRNSHGVPRNKIKDMLDRYDKNITTQKLLCAYSLTYKFQKPPQFRLIPPIVRQNGYRIQNGVTKSRSTPIFDRQKSIENGVEAINLMDFNDVSNETEQNQAGTWDLNPVDAILMCTEENQTDVLQPKPITSIENAWGIDEKALYSWDIVTPLAEVGTPVDATIQPQVPKPETRDACTCYQANDWLNVAHKTVAARNRDINVGTPVRVLPPPKKTMLDKSCITDDVMDEEVSEEERIKDLMDLFPKLPKSSLCELFNKCHKNFHWTVDLLLEDSNLEMAETDDVTTPKVKLFKRKTISGDSLELKKCLEGKFDINREFYSDHVYKVKQFKFGSLDPPLPQPSTSTSDSDSDADLDPKSMIELNLGATFVAQLESLFGGDDGAFPQGYQPVVQMPLNLARQIYSFYIESVCQQMDAQTHILDRLVKEDEELARKLQKQEESRLVPQREPNFTEIMDEQVALSLHQRAVDEWKNMTADNLAAKLTKQKLFAAFPNIDQNALLEIWHAYDYDYNKTVEDLIANVGGSLDDQIKEPPLSATTLQEMKQAEENFDDFEQNEEQKPATYYREEANKHLKRRVELYERAKLYFQKGMFEVATFYSELAKKETKLYDKANHVAAAAFADEHSKRLQKFDTLDLHYFYVKEAIPNLDIFIDRNINLLKGGAKNGIDLFVITGRGKNSEGGRCKIKPAVITRLKKRNIGFVQMNPGLLKIRVMRNSLMTSDLP; from the exons ATGCTGAAAACGCCAG CCATGTCATCCCCCAGAAACCCCAAACACCAGCAAGAAGGCGTCGTGAAAAGCCTCCGCGATCTTTTTGGTAACATTTTCCACATCGATATCATCCGTTCAGTCGCACACCAATGCAATTTCGACA TCGTAAGATCCTCCGACGTCCTCATCGAAATGTCCAACAACATTGCCGACCAACcctcgaaaaaaaaacaaccgaAAAACTCCCCGAAAAAAACCGACCCGCCCCGAGTgatcaaatcaaaaaaatcgcaaGAATTGGAACGTGTGATTAACAATATCAGACAAGGCTACAAGGTTTTGGTGATTTTGAGGGGTTTACCGGGGAGTGGCAAGTCCCAACTAGCCGTTGGTATCACTGACGTCACTCTGGGCCCGGGGAATAACAGCCCACATATCCTAAGCACTGACGATTATTTTATCCAAAACGGGAGATACGTTTTTGACCCAAACAGGCTCCAGGAAGCCCACGAGTGGAACCATCGCAGGGCCTTCCAGGCCATGAGTCGGGGGCTAAGCCCCGTTATAATCGACAACACCAACACACAAATGTGGGAAATGAAGCCCTACGCCATGATGGCCACTGATTACGGCTACTTGATTGAAATTCTCGAACCTGACACGTGGTGGTGCTTCAACGACAAGGAACTAGCGCGGAGAAACAGTCACGGGGTTCCCCGAAACAAAATCAAGGACATGTTGGACCGATACGACAAAAACATAACCACGCAAAAATTACTATGCGCCTATAGTCTCACTTACAAGTTCCAAAAACCGCCCCAATTCCGCCTAATCCCCCCAATTGTACGACAAAATGGCTACCGCATTCAAAATGGCGTCACGAAATCGCGAAGCACGCCGATCTTCGATCGGCAAAAGTCGATCGAAAACGGCGTCGAGGCGATCAATTTGATGGATTTTAACGACGTTTCGAACGAAACTGAGCAGAATCAGGCCGGCACGTGGGACCTCAACCCCGTCGACGCCATCTTGATGTGCACCGAAGAGAACCAAACCGACGTCTTACAACCAAAACCCATCACTAGCATTGAAAACGCCTGGGGTATTGACGAAAAAGCGCTCTATTCCTGGGACATTGTCACTCCACTCGCCGAAGTTGGCACCCCTGTCGACGCCACAATTCAACCCCAAGTCCCAAAACCCGAAACACGTGACGCTTGCACGTGTTACCAGGCCAACGATTGGCTGAACGTTGCTCACAAAACAGTGGCGGCGCGTAACCGCGACATTAATGTTGGCACACCTGTGCGGGTTTTACCGCCACCCAAAAAAACAATGCTTGATAAGAGCTGCATCACGGACGACGTGATGGACGAGGAGGTGAGCGAAGAGGAGCGAATTAAAGACTTGATGGATTTGTTCCCAAAACTACCGAAATCGTCGCTTTGTGAACTGTTTAATAAATGTCACAAGAACTTTCACTGGACTGTTGATCTTCTCCTCGAAGACAGTAACCTTGAAATGGCCGAAACCGATGACGTCACCACGCCCAAAGTGAAACTCTTCAAACGCAAAACCATATCGGGGGATTCCCTCGAACTCAAGAAATGTCTCGAGGGAAAATTCGACATAAACCGCGAGTTCTACTCCGACCATGTCTACAAAGTCAAGCAGTTTAAATTCGGGTCGCTTGACCCCCCCCTCCCCCAACCCTCCACCTCCACTTCGGACTCGGATTCCGACGCCGACCTCGATCCGAAAAGCATGATCGAGTTGAATTTGGGCGCGACTTTCGTCGCCCAATTGGAGAGCTTGTTTGGTGGCGACGACGGTGCGTTCCCGCAGGGCTACCAACCCGTGGTGCAAATGCCCCTAAACCTGGCGCGCCAAATTTACAGCTTCTACATCGAGTCAGTGTGCCAGCAAATGGACGCTCAGACGCACATTCTCGACCGTTTGGTCAAAGAAGACGAAGAGTTGGCGCGCAAGCTGCAAAAGCAGGAGGAAAGTCGCCTGGTGCCCCAACGTGAGCCCAACTTCACCGAGATAATGGACGAGCAAGTCGCCTTGAGTTTGCACCAACGAGCCGTAGACGAGTGGAAGAACATGACGGCGGACAACTTGGCCGCCAAGTTGACCAAACAGAAGTTATTTGCCGCGTTCCCGAACATAGATCAGAACGCGTTGCTGGAAATATGGCACGCTTATGACTACgattataataaaacagtCGAGGATTTGATCGCAAACGTGGGCGGGTCACTAGATGACCAAATCAAGGAGCCGCCATTGAGTGCCACAACGTTGCAGGAAATGAAGCAGGCTGAGGAGAATTTTGACGATTTTGAGCAAAATGAAGAACAAAAACCTGCGACTTACTACCGGGAGGAAGCAAACAAACATTTGAAACGACGGGTCGAACTCTACGAGAGAGCTAAACTGTACTTCCAGAAGGGCATGTTTGAAGTTGCAACGTTCTATTCCGAGTTGGCTAAGAAAGAGACAAAGTTGTACGACAAGGCCAATCACGTGGCAGCCGCGGCTTTCGCCGATGAACATTCGAAAAGACTGCAAAAGTTTGATACTCTCGACTTGCACTATTTCTACGTCAAGGAGGCTATTCCCAACTTGGATATTTTTATCGACCGTAACATAAACCTGCTCAAAGGGGGGGCTAAAAACGGTATCGACTTGTTCGTTATCACAGGCAGGGGGAAAAATAGTGAAGGGGGGAGGTGCAAAATCAAACCGGCGGTTATAACCCGGTTGAAGAAACGCAATATTGG GTTCGTTCAAATGAATCCGGGACTTTTGAAAATAAGGGTCATGCGAAATTCGCTAATGACTAGTGATTTGCCATAG
- the LOC657385 gene encoding NEDD4-binding protein 2 isoform X2, translated as MSSPRNPKHQQEGVVKSLRDLFGNIFHIDIIRSVAHQCNFDIVRSSDVLIEMSNNIADQPSKKKQPKNSPKKTDPPRVIKSKKSQELERVINNIRQGYKVLVILRGLPGSGKSQLAVGITDVTLGPGNNSPHILSTDDYFIQNGRYVFDPNRLQEAHEWNHRRAFQAMSRGLSPVIIDNTNTQMWEMKPYAMMATDYGYLIEILEPDTWWCFNDKELARRNSHGVPRNKIKDMLDRYDKNITTQKLLCAYSLTYKFQKPPQFRLIPPIVRQNGYRIQNGVTKSRSTPIFDRQKSIENGVEAINLMDFNDVSNETEQNQAGTWDLNPVDAILMCTEENQTDVLQPKPITSIENAWGIDEKALYSWDIVTPLAEVGTPVDATIQPQVPKPETRDACTCYQANDWLNVAHKTVAARNRDINVGTPVRVLPPPKKTMLDKSCITDDVMDEEVSEEERIKDLMDLFPKLPKSSLCELFNKCHKNFHWTVDLLLEDSNLEMAETDDVTTPKVKLFKRKTISGDSLELKKCLEGKFDINREFYSDHVYKVKQFKFGSLDPPLPQPSTSTSDSDSDADLDPKSMIELNLGATFVAQLESLFGGDDGAFPQGYQPVVQMPLNLARQIYSFYIESVCQQMDAQTHILDRLVKEDEELARKLQKQEESRLVPQREPNFTEIMDEQVALSLHQRAVDEWKNMTADNLAAKLTKQKLFAAFPNIDQNALLEIWHAYDYDYNKTVEDLIANVGGSLDDQIKEPPLSATTLQEMKQAEENFDDFEQNEEQKPATYYREEANKHLKRRVELYERAKLYFQKGMFEVATFYSELAKKETKLYDKANHVAAAAFADEHSKRLQKFDTLDLHYFYVKEAIPNLDIFIDRNINLLKGGAKNGIDLFVITGRGKNSEGGRCKIKPAVITRLKKRNIGFVQMNPGLLKIRVMRNSLMTSDLP; from the exons ATGTCATCCCCCAGAAACCCCAAACACCAGCAAGAAGGCGTCGTGAAAAGCCTCCGCGATCTTTTTGGTAACATTTTCCACATCGATATCATCCGTTCAGTCGCACACCAATGCAATTTCGACA TCGTAAGATCCTCCGACGTCCTCATCGAAATGTCCAACAACATTGCCGACCAACcctcgaaaaaaaaacaaccgaAAAACTCCCCGAAAAAAACCGACCCGCCCCGAGTgatcaaatcaaaaaaatcgcaaGAATTGGAACGTGTGATTAACAATATCAGACAAGGCTACAAGGTTTTGGTGATTTTGAGGGGTTTACCGGGGAGTGGCAAGTCCCAACTAGCCGTTGGTATCACTGACGTCACTCTGGGCCCGGGGAATAACAGCCCACATATCCTAAGCACTGACGATTATTTTATCCAAAACGGGAGATACGTTTTTGACCCAAACAGGCTCCAGGAAGCCCACGAGTGGAACCATCGCAGGGCCTTCCAGGCCATGAGTCGGGGGCTAAGCCCCGTTATAATCGACAACACCAACACACAAATGTGGGAAATGAAGCCCTACGCCATGATGGCCACTGATTACGGCTACTTGATTGAAATTCTCGAACCTGACACGTGGTGGTGCTTCAACGACAAGGAACTAGCGCGGAGAAACAGTCACGGGGTTCCCCGAAACAAAATCAAGGACATGTTGGACCGATACGACAAAAACATAACCACGCAAAAATTACTATGCGCCTATAGTCTCACTTACAAGTTCCAAAAACCGCCCCAATTCCGCCTAATCCCCCCAATTGTACGACAAAATGGCTACCGCATTCAAAATGGCGTCACGAAATCGCGAAGCACGCCGATCTTCGATCGGCAAAAGTCGATCGAAAACGGCGTCGAGGCGATCAATTTGATGGATTTTAACGACGTTTCGAACGAAACTGAGCAGAATCAGGCCGGCACGTGGGACCTCAACCCCGTCGACGCCATCTTGATGTGCACCGAAGAGAACCAAACCGACGTCTTACAACCAAAACCCATCACTAGCATTGAAAACGCCTGGGGTATTGACGAAAAAGCGCTCTATTCCTGGGACATTGTCACTCCACTCGCCGAAGTTGGCACCCCTGTCGACGCCACAATTCAACCCCAAGTCCCAAAACCCGAAACACGTGACGCTTGCACGTGTTACCAGGCCAACGATTGGCTGAACGTTGCTCACAAAACAGTGGCGGCGCGTAACCGCGACATTAATGTTGGCACACCTGTGCGGGTTTTACCGCCACCCAAAAAAACAATGCTTGATAAGAGCTGCATCACGGACGACGTGATGGACGAGGAGGTGAGCGAAGAGGAGCGAATTAAAGACTTGATGGATTTGTTCCCAAAACTACCGAAATCGTCGCTTTGTGAACTGTTTAATAAATGTCACAAGAACTTTCACTGGACTGTTGATCTTCTCCTCGAAGACAGTAACCTTGAAATGGCCGAAACCGATGACGTCACCACGCCCAAAGTGAAACTCTTCAAACGCAAAACCATATCGGGGGATTCCCTCGAACTCAAGAAATGTCTCGAGGGAAAATTCGACATAAACCGCGAGTTCTACTCCGACCATGTCTACAAAGTCAAGCAGTTTAAATTCGGGTCGCTTGACCCCCCCCTCCCCCAACCCTCCACCTCCACTTCGGACTCGGATTCCGACGCCGACCTCGATCCGAAAAGCATGATCGAGTTGAATTTGGGCGCGACTTTCGTCGCCCAATTGGAGAGCTTGTTTGGTGGCGACGACGGTGCGTTCCCGCAGGGCTACCAACCCGTGGTGCAAATGCCCCTAAACCTGGCGCGCCAAATTTACAGCTTCTACATCGAGTCAGTGTGCCAGCAAATGGACGCTCAGACGCACATTCTCGACCGTTTGGTCAAAGAAGACGAAGAGTTGGCGCGCAAGCTGCAAAAGCAGGAGGAAAGTCGCCTGGTGCCCCAACGTGAGCCCAACTTCACCGAGATAATGGACGAGCAAGTCGCCTTGAGTTTGCACCAACGAGCCGTAGACGAGTGGAAGAACATGACGGCGGACAACTTGGCCGCCAAGTTGACCAAACAGAAGTTATTTGCCGCGTTCCCGAACATAGATCAGAACGCGTTGCTGGAAATATGGCACGCTTATGACTACgattataataaaacagtCGAGGATTTGATCGCAAACGTGGGCGGGTCACTAGATGACCAAATCAAGGAGCCGCCATTGAGTGCCACAACGTTGCAGGAAATGAAGCAGGCTGAGGAGAATTTTGACGATTTTGAGCAAAATGAAGAACAAAAACCTGCGACTTACTACCGGGAGGAAGCAAACAAACATTTGAAACGACGGGTCGAACTCTACGAGAGAGCTAAACTGTACTTCCAGAAGGGCATGTTTGAAGTTGCAACGTTCTATTCCGAGTTGGCTAAGAAAGAGACAAAGTTGTACGACAAGGCCAATCACGTGGCAGCCGCGGCTTTCGCCGATGAACATTCGAAAAGACTGCAAAAGTTTGATACTCTCGACTTGCACTATTTCTACGTCAAGGAGGCTATTCCCAACTTGGATATTTTTATCGACCGTAACATAAACCTGCTCAAAGGGGGGGCTAAAAACGGTATCGACTTGTTCGTTATCACAGGCAGGGGGAAAAATAGTGAAGGGGGGAGGTGCAAAATCAAACCGGCGGTTATAACCCGGTTGAAGAAACGCAATATTGG GTTCGTTCAAATGAATCCGGGACTTTTGAAAATAAGGGTCATGCGAAATTCGCTAATGACTAGTGATTTGCCATAG
- the SCCRO4 gene encoding DCN1-like protein 4 isoform X1 — protein MPRSKRRSTTEMSSNEDDRYASKRLRNSSSRRVSRVEEAQSFSQKRCLAWFREYTTPDDPDTLGPEGMEKFCEDIGVEPENVVMLVLAFKMQARQMGFFTKEEWLRGLGEMQCDSIQKLQYRLDYLRCLLNDQNVFKAIYRYAYDFARDKDQRSMDMETAKAMLQLLLGKHWALYTQFSQFLDQSKYKVINKDQWCNILEFSRTIYNDLSNYDVDGAWPVMLDEFVEWLKASRAKAAIKS, from the exons ATGCCACGTAGTAAACGTAGATCGACCACAGAAATGAGTTCCAATGAAGATGACAGATACGCATCAAAGAGGCTCCGCAACTCCAG CTCTCGGCGAGTGTCCCGCGTTGAGGAGGCGCAGTCCTTTAGTCAGAAGCGCTGTCTGGCCTGGTTCAGGGAGTACACAACGCCGGACGATCCGGACACGTTGGGGCCCGAAGGCATGGAGAAGTTCTGCGAAGACATCGGGGTGGAGCCCGAGAACGTGGTGATGTTAGTTTTAGCGTTTAAAATGCAAGCGAGACAGATGGGCTTTTTCACGAAGGAGGAGTGGCTCAGGGGGCTGGGCGAGATGCAGTGCGACTCGATACAGAAGCTGCAGTACAGGCTGGACTATTTACGTTGTCTTTTAAACGATCAAAATGTCTTTAAAGCCATCTATCGATACGCATATGACTTTGCTAGG GATAAGGATCAAAGGAGCATGGATATGGAGACTGCGAAAGCGATGCTCCAACTTTTGCTGGGTAAACATTGGGCCCTCTATACGCAGTTCAGTCAGTTCCTTGATCAGTCAAAGTACAAAGTTATTAATAAGGACCAGTGGTGTAATATCCTCGAATTTTCACGGACCATCTACAATGACCTATCCAATTATGACGTGGATGGTGCTT GGCCGGTAATGTTAGACGAATTTGTAGAATGGTTGAAAGCGTCGAGAGCTAAAGCCGCCATAA AATCATGA
- the SCCRO4 gene encoding DCN1-like protein 4 isoform X2 — MDDEDSRRVSRVEEAQSFSQKRCLAWFREYTTPDDPDTLGPEGMEKFCEDIGVEPENVVMLVLAFKMQARQMGFFTKEEWLRGLGEMQCDSIQKLQYRLDYLRCLLNDQNVFKAIYRYAYDFARDKDQRSMDMETAKAMLQLLLGKHWALYTQFSQFLDQSKYKVINKDQWCNILEFSRTIYNDLSNYDVDGAWPVMLDEFVEWLKASRAKAAIKS; from the exons ATGGACGATGAAGA CTCTCGGCGAGTGTCCCGCGTTGAGGAGGCGCAGTCCTTTAGTCAGAAGCGCTGTCTGGCCTGGTTCAGGGAGTACACAACGCCGGACGATCCGGACACGTTGGGGCCCGAAGGCATGGAGAAGTTCTGCGAAGACATCGGGGTGGAGCCCGAGAACGTGGTGATGTTAGTTTTAGCGTTTAAAATGCAAGCGAGACAGATGGGCTTTTTCACGAAGGAGGAGTGGCTCAGGGGGCTGGGCGAGATGCAGTGCGACTCGATACAGAAGCTGCAGTACAGGCTGGACTATTTACGTTGTCTTTTAAACGATCAAAATGTCTTTAAAGCCATCTATCGATACGCATATGACTTTGCTAGG GATAAGGATCAAAGGAGCATGGATATGGAGACTGCGAAAGCGATGCTCCAACTTTTGCTGGGTAAACATTGGGCCCTCTATACGCAGTTCAGTCAGTTCCTTGATCAGTCAAAGTACAAAGTTATTAATAAGGACCAGTGGTGTAATATCCTCGAATTTTCACGGACCATCTACAATGACCTATCCAATTATGACGTGGATGGTGCTT GGCCGGTAATGTTAGACGAATTTGTAGAATGGTTGAAAGCGTCGAGAGCTAAAGCCGCCATAA AATCATGA